A single genomic interval of Syntrophobotulus glycolicus DSM 8271 harbors:
- a CDS encoding LytR/AlgR family response regulator transcription factor, with amino-acid sequence MLKIAICDDQPKELELINEYITEYLGAHTLEAEKKEFSHPDQLLTAIETESFHLYLLDIVMPMVSGLELGQSIRRISREAQIVYITTEPGYALDAYAVNPLHYLIKPVEKQALFSLLELALSKVDFGKEITVTVKVKEGLRTLSAGQISCCEYKNRAARYTLIGGEQVETTTLTCGFAGHIAPLLRDMRFLSPHVSFVLNMSRVEKLAREGFYLREGGFVPVSARQYAAVRNAYLNYRLSREEK; translated from the coding sequence ATGTTAAAGATTGCAATTTGTGATGATCAGCCGAAAGAGCTGGAACTTATCAATGAATATATAACAGAATACCTTGGCGCTCATACCTTGGAAGCAGAAAAGAAAGAGTTCTCCCATCCTGATCAATTACTGACCGCCATTGAAACCGAGAGTTTTCATCTTTACCTGCTGGATATTGTCATGCCTATGGTCAGCGGGCTGGAGCTTGGGCAGAGCATCCGCCGGATCAGCCGGGAGGCCCAGATCGTTTACATCACCACCGAGCCGGGCTACGCGCTGGACGCCTATGCGGTTAACCCGCTGCATTACCTGATCAAGCCTGTAGAAAAGCAGGCTCTGTTTTCCTTACTGGAGCTGGCCCTTTCCAAGGTGGATTTCGGCAAGGAAATTACCGTTACTGTGAAAGTCAAGGAAGGCCTGCGCACCTTGTCCGCAGGCCAAATTTCCTGCTGCGAATATAAAAACCGCGCTGCGCGCTATACGCTGATCGGCGGCGAGCAGGTGGAAACGACCACCCTTACTTGCGGCTTTGCCGGGCATATCGCGCCCCTCCTGCGCGATATGCGCTTTCTTTCGCCCCATGTTTCCTTTGTGCTCAATATGAGCCGTGTGGAAAAGCTGGCGCGCGAGGGCTTTTATTTGCGCGAGGGAGGCTTTGTGCCTGTTTCCGCCAGGCAGTATGCCGCCGTGCGCAATGCTTATTTGAACTACCGCTTGAGCAGGGAGGAAAAATAA
- a CDS encoding SdpI family protein gives METLNKKRVYQIVSALIIFLDIILALIAYPHLPDRVPQHWNMAGEIDGWSSAFQGAFLMPAIMIVLFIMFFFLPKIDPKKKNYSLMDKTYWFLAMAMVIYFCLIHLGSLGIALGYLGDMPGSVTIGIGLLFIILGNYFGKIKPNYFVGIKTPWTLASEDVWNKTHRMAGPYWVGGGLAVAAGGFLPHPWSTIVTIGALSIAVVVPTAYSYLLYRKSNETAE, from the coding sequence ATGGAAACACTGAACAAAAAAAGAGTTTATCAAATCGTTTCGGCGCTGATTATTTTTCTGGATATTATCCTGGCCCTAATCGCCTATCCTCATCTCCCGGACAGAGTTCCCCAGCACTGGAATATGGCAGGGGAGATTGATGGCTGGAGCAGTGCTTTTCAGGGGGCATTTTTAATGCCGGCAATCATGATTGTCCTGTTCATCATGTTTTTCTTCCTTCCGAAGATTGATCCGAAGAAAAAAAACTATTCGCTGATGGATAAAACCTATTGGTTTTTGGCTATGGCCATGGTGATTTATTTCTGTCTCATCCATTTGGGGTCTCTGGGGATCGCTCTCGGCTATCTGGGTGATATGCCCGGAAGCGTCACAATCGGAATCGGACTTTTGTTCATCATTCTCGGTAATTATTTCGGTAAGATCAAACCCAATTATTTTGTCGGCATTAAGACTCCTTGGACATTAGCCAGTGAAGACGTTTGGAATAAAACTCACAGAATGGCAGGCCCATATTGGGTTGGCGGGGGTTTGGCTGTTGCCGCGGGGGGGTTCCTGCCCCACCCCTGGTCAACGATTGTGACGATCGGAGCCTTGAGTATCGCTGTCGTCGTCCCTACGGCCTATTCATACCTGCTTTATCGAAAATCAAATGAGACGGCTGAATAA
- a CDS encoding cell wall-binding repeat-containing protein has product MDFRRLRLNALIIVLAVTMILPFFTQNAEAANRNPSLEEISAKFDRIAKEKNVPAAILKAVAYEESEWRQWNSSGYVVSAGPNLGIMQVNSSGLNSATINKLKNDIDYNIAYGADLLKSKYEAVPQIGDGDPNKLENWYFALWAYNCWNTRNNPNNAAAAGRVAYQDRVIRTIASDYLNGLVKPVTITPVPASLIPAGTVPSAKVAWTTPQPVHYAQSVKVVAMEAIDGVNRIAGTDRIETAVKIAQEGWPHGSESVIIARSDQFPDALAGVALAKEENAPILLTASDELDARVTAELKRLKPLTVIILGGEGALGSGVESEIKKVVSWTEDIRRIAGQDRYDTAALIAESFPEAESIAIATGSDFPDALSLASAAAGQGCPLVLTAKDSLPEATKTLLQNKKLKTVYLAGGESAISSAVLEEIQQNADLNDDQIIRFAGANRYETSSMIAASFYPLASKIYIATGQNFPDALAGAALAANQNSPLLLLTEGKEPAKTVSFLKTLPISTTFEVFGGFEIVTNETLLSAKKYLGIMSI; this is encoded by the coding sequence ATGGATTTTCGGAGATTGCGGCTAAACGCTCTGATTATTGTCCTGGCAGTCACGATGATATTGCCGTTCTTTACTCAGAATGCGGAAGCAGCAAACAGGAATCCTTCACTGGAGGAGATTTCAGCCAAATTTGACCGTATTGCCAAAGAAAAGAATGTTCCCGCCGCGATATTAAAAGCTGTTGCTTATGAAGAGTCGGAGTGGAGACAATGGAACAGCAGCGGATATGTTGTGTCAGCGGGACCCAATCTGGGGATCATGCAGGTAAACAGTTCCGGATTAAACTCAGCCACAATTAACAAACTGAAAAACGACATTGATTATAATATTGCATATGGAGCAGATCTTCTCAAATCAAAGTATGAAGCAGTTCCGCAAATCGGCGATGGAGACCCCAATAAGCTGGAGAATTGGTATTTTGCGCTTTGGGCCTATAATTGCTGGAATACCAGGAACAACCCGAACAATGCCGCCGCTGCGGGCAGGGTTGCCTATCAGGACAGAGTGATCCGGACCATTGCCTCAGACTATCTGAATGGGCTGGTCAAACCTGTGACAATCACCCCGGTTCCCGCGTCATTGATCCCGGCGGGAACAGTGCCGTCAGCCAAGGTCGCCTGGACGACTCCCCAGCCTGTACACTATGCGCAAAGCGTCAAGGTAGTGGCCATGGAGGCGATTGATGGAGTAAACAGGATTGCCGGGACGGACAGGATCGAGACTGCCGTGAAAATCGCCCAGGAGGGCTGGCCGCATGGAAGCGAAAGTGTCATTATTGCCCGTTCCGATCAGTTTCCCGATGCTTTGGCAGGAGTCGCCTTAGCCAAAGAGGAAAATGCCCCGATTCTTTTGACCGCCTCTGATGAGCTTGACGCCAGAGTGACCGCAGAGCTGAAGCGTCTCAAACCGCTCACCGTCATTATTTTGGGGGGCGAGGGGGCTCTCGGCAGCGGGGTGGAAAGTGAAATCAAAAAAGTGGTTTCCTGGACCGAAGATATCCGGAGAATTGCCGGTCAGGACCGTTATGACACTGCGGCCCTGATTGCGGAAAGCTTCCCGGAAGCAGAAAGCATCGCCATCGCAACCGGCAGTGATTTCCCGGATGCCTTAAGCCTGGCCTCCGCGGCGGCAGGACAAGGCTGTCCGCTGGTTTTGACCGCTAAGGATTCCCTGCCTGAGGCGACAAAAACCTTACTGCAAAACAAAAAACTGAAAACCGTCTATCTGGCCGGGGGTGAATCGGCAATATCCTCCGCTGTGCTGGAAGAAATACAGCAGAACGCGGATTTGAATGACGATCAGATCATCCGGTTTGCCGGAGCGAACCGCTATGAGACATCCAGCATGATTGCCGCCAGTTTTTATCCGTTAGCATCGAAAATTTACATCGCGACCGGACAGAATTTCCCGGATGCTTTGGCCGGGGCGGCTTTAGCCGCCAACCAGAATTCACCGTTGCTGCTGCTGACGGAAGGAAAAGAGCCGGCAAAAACCGTGAGCTTTTTAAAAACCCTGCCCATTAGTACAACCTTTGAGGTATTTGGCGGATTTGAGATTGTCACGAATGAGACGCTCCTGAGCGCCAAAAAATATCTCGGGATAATGAGTATTTAA
- a CDS encoding autorepressor SdpR family transcription factor, whose product MSPLNDTFKALADPNRRKIIQLLKEKDMSAGEIAELFRISKPSISHHLNILKQADLITDMRQGQSIVYSLNISVFEDMMNMLINFFDSSNQKG is encoded by the coding sequence TTGTCACCTCTGAATGATACATTCAAAGCTTTGGCCGATCCCAACAGAAGAAAAATTATTCAATTGCTGAAAGAGAAGGACATGTCAGCCGGAGAGATCGCTGAGCTGTTCCGGATCTCCAAGCCCAGTATTTCCCATCATCTGAATATTCTCAAGCAGGCCGATCTGATTACCGATATGCGGCAGGGACAAAGCATTGTCTATTCCTTGAATATCTCAGTATTTGAAGACATGATGAACATGCTGATCAATTTTTTTGATTCCTCAAACCAGAAAGGGTGA
- a CDS encoding metallophosphoesterase, which yields MRKRILSFLLASCMVLSLALSVTGCSTETGPTALWEAGNTRNKIVILSDIHLGIDDRYTETLKNRPFFIEFLRRLQSTTDVRELVINGDFLDDWFLPVYYPAYTDAAQFYKDAITTNQAVFDELNNIIKSGIKLVYIPGNHDMTLAADILQEAVPDIVQAWDADGLGLYYTGDRNEIAIEHGHRYDVFSAPDTVTNAQLCGNDDTILPPGYFYARYGATWVLEGRPQVERNLPVITNIPDKSDVDQYGAYMYYQILKSVSERLTPNEGLEKKIFDMRIAGFNDAYTYLDFYPAQQADGTISAPVLFKNIQRTWAERQAINKVKVPNSFLEAVAGTLDGEYFFSQAKAQYLNNPEENVDVVVFGHTHVPAYHSLDNGKYYINEGTWIDHNTLYPDAERTFAVITTGEKTTAGLYQYEEDGSVTDITANVGKEKEEPTAAESSFAKASFDTKALANYGDASTQARYVEVGGLGNDEIQAKLNKGLKTFCLAPTSSAEKDTTYDIRPVFEVVGGDLLSIRTYNTAYAAGAAYPVNSIRTQLFSLTTGEQDAANLWDFIKDKGTLRQLILDRKFGFAPAVVDGELPEELKAAAYKKLAESMDTPEFGAQFYFGDGGRLNVWCDGDNHATGDYWEFDIPVTDLAGVAADRLLPIIDALKKLGN from the coding sequence ATGAGAAAAAGAATACTCTCCTTCCTGCTGGCATCCTGTATGGTGCTTTCTTTGGCGCTGTCCGTTACCGGATGCTCGACCGAGACCGGTCCAACGGCTTTGTGGGAGGCAGGCAACACACGAAATAAGATCGTCATCTTGAGCGATATCCACCTTGGCATTGATGACCGCTATACAGAAACGCTCAAAAACCGTCCGTTTTTTATTGAGTTTTTGCGCCGTTTGCAAAGCACTACAGATGTGCGGGAGCTGGTAATTAACGGTGATTTTCTGGACGATTGGTTTTTGCCGGTCTATTATCCCGCCTACACGGATGCAGCACAATTTTACAAAGACGCGATTACCACCAATCAAGCCGTCTTCGACGAGCTCAACAACATCATCAAAAGCGGGATCAAGCTGGTTTACATACCCGGCAACCATGATATGACGCTGGCGGCTGACATCTTGCAGGAAGCGGTGCCGGACATTGTCCAGGCCTGGGATGCAGACGGTCTCGGCCTTTATTACACGGGCGACAGAAACGAGATCGCCATCGAGCACGGCCACCGCTATGACGTATTTTCCGCGCCGGATACAGTCACCAACGCACAGCTGTGCGGCAATGATGATACCATCCTCCCCCCCGGTTATTTCTATGCCCGCTATGGCGCGACATGGGTGCTCGAAGGCCGCCCGCAGGTAGAAAGGAATTTGCCGGTGATCACGAATATACCGGATAAATCTGATGTAGACCAATACGGCGCATATATGTATTACCAGATCCTCAAAAGCGTATCCGAACGGCTGACGCCCAACGAAGGCCTTGAGAAAAAAATATTCGATATGCGCATCGCCGGCTTTAACGACGCCTACACCTATTTGGATTTCTATCCCGCACAGCAGGCAGACGGAACGATATCCGCACCGGTGCTGTTTAAAAACATTCAGCGCACATGGGCAGAGCGCCAAGCGATCAACAAGGTCAAGGTCCCGAACAGCTTTCTTGAGGCGGTTGCCGGAACCTTGGACGGGGAGTATTTTTTCAGCCAGGCAAAAGCACAGTATCTAAATAACCCCGAGGAAAACGTGGATGTGGTTGTGTTCGGTCACACGCATGTACCCGCATATCACAGCCTGGATAACGGAAAATACTATATCAATGAAGGAACATGGATTGACCATAACACCCTCTATCCGGATGCCGAGCGCACATTTGCTGTCATCACTACCGGCGAAAAGACCACGGCCGGGCTGTATCAGTATGAGGAGGACGGCTCCGTGACCGATATTACCGCAAATGTCGGCAAGGAAAAAGAGGAACCCACCGCTGCGGAAAGTTCTTTCGCCAAGGCATCCTTCGATACCAAAGCGCTTGCAAACTACGGTGATGCTTCCACACAGGCCCGTTATGTGGAGGTAGGCGGTTTAGGGAACGATGAGATACAAGCAAAACTCAATAAAGGATTAAAAACCTTCTGCCTTGCGCCGACTTCTTCTGCCGAAAAAGATACCACTTACGATATTAGGCCTGTTTTTGAGGTGGTAGGCGGGGATTTGCTGAGCATCAGGACATACAATACCGCCTATGCCGCAGGCGCGGCTTATCCTGTCAATTCCATACGGACACAGCTCTTCAGCCTGACTACGGGCGAGCAGGATGCGGCCAATCTATGGGATTTCATAAAGGATAAGGGTACGCTGAGGCAACTGATCCTTGACCGAAAATTCGGTTTTGCGCCTGCGGTCGTTGACGGTGAATTGCCCGAAGAGCTCAAAGCGGCGGCGTATAAAAAGCTTGCGGAGAGCATGGATACACCCGAATTTGGGGCGCAATTTTACTTTGGCGATGGAGGCAGGCTGAATGTATGGTGCGACGGTGACAACCACGCAACCGGGGATTATTGGGAGTTTGACATTCCTGTCACAGACTTGGCAGGCGTTGCAGCAGACCGGCTGCTCCCCATTATTGATGCCCTGAAGAAGCTTGGCAATTAA
- the galU gene encoding UTP--glucose-1-phosphate uridylyltransferase GalU — protein sequence MTVIKKAVIPAAGLGTRFLPATKAQPKEMLPIVDKPTIQYIIEEAVQSGIEDVIIVTGRNKRAIEDHFDRSVELEVFLEKGQKENLLHMVKDIADMVDIHYVRQKEALGLGHAIYSARKFIGHEPFAVLLGDDVISSEVPCLKQMIKYYEKWQGNMIGVQEIPVEEVSKYGVIEGSKVSARLFKAENMIEKPSPAQAPKTPLAIMGRYILEPEIFDCLADLPPGRGGEIQLTDALLELSKTQEVFAYQFIGKRYDVGDKFGFVRATIEFALAHHEIGENVIGYLRELINRYDEQQKGLRLV from the coding sequence TTGACTGTAATCAAAAAAGCGGTAATCCCGGCAGCCGGTTTGGGAACCAGATTTCTTCCCGCCACCAAGGCTCAGCCCAAAGAAATGCTGCCTATTGTGGATAAACCGACCATTCAGTATATTATTGAAGAAGCCGTTCAATCCGGAATCGAGGATGTCATTATCGTAACAGGCCGGAATAAGCGCGCGATCGAAGATCATTTTGACAGGTCTGTAGAATTGGAAGTATTTCTTGAAAAAGGCCAAAAAGAAAACCTGCTGCATATGGTGAAAGATATCGCCGATATGGTTGATATTCACTATGTCCGCCAGAAAGAAGCCCTTGGGCTGGGCCATGCGATCTACAGTGCCCGCAAGTTTATCGGTCATGAACCTTTTGCCGTCCTGTTGGGGGATGATGTCATTTCTTCGGAAGTCCCCTGTCTGAAACAAATGATCAAATATTATGAAAAATGGCAGGGGAATATGATCGGTGTACAGGAAATACCGGTGGAGGAAGTATCCAAGTATGGTGTAATTGAAGGAAGCAAGGTGTCGGCGAGGCTGTTTAAAGCCGAGAATATGATCGAAAAGCCAAGTCCCGCCCAGGCCCCCAAAACCCCTCTTGCGATCATGGGAAGATATATTCTTGAGCCGGAAATATTTGACTGCCTGGCTGATCTTCCTCCGGGAAGGGGAGGAGAGATCCAGCTGACAGATGCCCTGCTGGAGCTAAGCAAAACTCAGGAGGTTTTTGCTTATCAATTTATCGGCAAGCGATACGATGTCGGGGATAAATTTGGTTTTGTCAGGGCGACAATCGAATTTGCCTTAGCGCATCATGAGATAGGAGAAAATGTCATCGGCTATTTAAGAGAGCTTATCAACCGGTACGATGAGCAGCAAAAAGGCCTCAGGCTTGTCTGA
- a CDS encoding cell wall-binding repeat-containing protein, whose amino-acid sequence MLHQSRSKALWRQIMAVFLVVILLTPSFAFAQDNGEEEEEDTIRENPSRAEIARKLEKVAEEKDIPSVILKTIAYAESTWRQWDDKGNVVTGGSETNPSYGIMQVSLRSADQDRIEELKDDIDYNITAGADLLNEKFRIQPQIGDGDRSKPENWYFAIWAYNSWSTGNNPNNAAARQEVSYQDMIIKKAATNYFPGLVTPVAITPVDPALIPIDTLPSDTEIWETPEPAQGEESGGNTMRIAGLDRIGTVNQVALTGWPDGAETVIIARSDDFPDALAGVTLAKKYNAPILVTSPSELENSVSKVLNKLRPQRIIILGGTGAISADVEKQIKKGASWTKDIERIAGKNRYETAALIAAEIPGTGEIAIATGMNFPDALTMASAAAAKDIPILLTQKDVLPDETLKMIKSSPYQKIYVAGGEGVISSALTDQLTEESGISQKQIIRLGGEDRYETSVKTIQCFFPEAEELYIADGIDFCSPLAAGALAASKQAPLLIVRTEGKGENTALEAYLKNLSPNVDLKVIGNEEIITDSLVTLLEKKMRDG is encoded by the coding sequence ATGTTACATCAAAGCAGATCAAAAGCGCTATGGCGCCAAATCATGGCAGTTTTCCTGGTTGTTATCCTTTTAACGCCCAGTTTTGCTTTTGCGCAGGATAACGGAGAAGAAGAGGAAGAAGACACCATCCGGGAAAATCCTTCCAGGGCGGAAATTGCCCGCAAACTGGAAAAAGTTGCCGAAGAAAAGGATATTCCCAGTGTGATTTTAAAAACGATTGCTTATGCCGAATCGACCTGGAGGCAATGGGATGACAAAGGCAACGTTGTCACCGGGGGCTCGGAGACCAATCCAAGCTACGGAATCATGCAAGTCAGTCTCAGATCGGCAGATCAGGACAGGATCGAAGAACTGAAGGATGATATTGATTATAATATCACAGCGGGGGCGGACCTTCTGAATGAGAAATTCCGGATACAGCCCCAAATCGGGGATGGAGACCGCAGCAAGCCGGAAAACTGGTACTTCGCCATTTGGGCCTATAACAGCTGGAGCACAGGCAATAATCCCAATAACGCGGCGGCCAGGCAGGAGGTTTCCTATCAGGATATGATCATCAAAAAAGCCGCCACGAACTATTTTCCCGGGCTGGTGACACCGGTCGCCATTACACCGGTTGACCCCGCTCTGATCCCGATTGATACATTGCCTTCTGATACAGAGATCTGGGAGACCCCGGAGCCGGCACAGGGTGAGGAGTCCGGCGGCAATACCATGCGGATAGCTGGGCTTGACAGAATCGGCACGGTCAACCAGGTTGCCCTGACAGGCTGGCCGGATGGAGCTGAAACTGTAATTATCGCCAGATCGGACGATTTTCCCGACGCGCTGGCCGGAGTGACCCTGGCAAAAAAATATAATGCCCCCATTCTGGTCACATCGCCTTCCGAGCTGGAGAATTCCGTTTCAAAGGTCCTGAATAAGCTGCGGCCCCAAAGGATTATTATTCTCGGCGGGACGGGAGCGATCAGTGCGGACGTCGAAAAGCAGATCAAGAAAGGCGCTTCCTGGACGAAGGATATTGAGAGAATCGCAGGGAAAAACAGGTATGAAACAGCGGCTCTGATTGCGGCTGAAATCCCCGGTACGGGCGAGATTGCCATTGCTACCGGAATGAACTTCCCGGATGCCCTGACGATGGCTTCGGCAGCCGCGGCCAAGGATATTCCGATTTTACTTACGCAAAAAGATGTTCTTCCCGATGAAACTTTGAAAATGATCAAAAGTTCACCATATCAAAAGATCTATGTAGCGGGAGGAGAAGGAGTCATTTCTTCCGCCCTGACCGATCAGCTCACGGAAGAAAGCGGCATCAGCCAAAAACAGATCATCAGATTAGGCGGCGAGGACAGGTATGAGACATCCGTGAAAACCATTCAATGCTTCTTTCCGGAAGCGGAAGAGCTTTACATTGCGGACGGCATAGATTTTTGTTCGCCTTTGGCGGCCGGAGCGTTAGCGGCATCGAAACAGGCGCCTCTCCTGATTGTCCGGACAGAAGGCAAGGGAGAAAATACCGCTTTGGAAGCTTATCTGAAAAACTTGTCTCCAAATGTCGATTTGAAAGTAATTGGTAATGAGGAGATCATTACGGACAGTTTAGTCACCCTTCTCGAAAAAAAAATGAGGGACGGTTAA
- the clpP gene encoding ATP-dependent Clp endopeptidase proteolytic subunit ClpP, with protein sequence MSYLVPMVVEQTNRGERSYDIYSRLLKDRIIFLGGQVDDYMANLIVAQLLFLDAEDPEKDIFLYINSPGGSISAGMAIYDTMQHVRADVHTICVGLAASMGAFLLASGAKGKRTALPNSEILIHQPLLGGLSGQATEIEIHAKHILRVKERMNRLLAEMTGQPVERIEQDTDRDRYLTAQEAKEYGLVDQILEKSEQVAKKK encoded by the coding sequence ATGAGTTATCTTGTTCCTATGGTAGTTGAGCAGACTAACCGCGGTGAGCGTTCCTATGATATCTATTCCAGGCTTTTGAAGGACAGGATTATTTTTCTGGGCGGCCAAGTTGATGATTATATGGCCAATCTGATTGTTGCCCAGCTTTTATTCCTTGATGCGGAAGATCCGGAAAAAGATATTTTTCTCTATATTAATAGCCCGGGAGGTTCGATCAGTGCCGGTATGGCTATTTATGACACCATGCAGCATGTCAGAGCGGATGTCCATACCATATGTGTCGGCCTGGCAGCCAGTATGGGAGCTTTTTTGCTTGCTTCAGGGGCGAAGGGGAAACGTACTGCTCTGCCCAATTCTGAAATCCTCATTCACCAGCCTCTTCTGGGAGGATTGTCCGGTCAGGCTACGGAAATTGAGATTCATGCCAAGCATATTTTGAGAGTGAAAGAAAGAATGAACCGTCTGCTTGCAGAGATGACCGGTCAGCCGGTAGAAAGAATCGAGCAGGATACCGACCGGGACCGCTATTTAACCGCTCAGGAAGCCAAAGAATACGGCCTCGTAGACCAGATCCTGGAAAAGTCGGAGCAGGTGGCCAAGAAAAAATAG
- a CDS encoding sensor histidine kinase yields MLAILTLNLSTAVYCYSSGNLTLLAKIDVVLFVLLCFAARPFFRDSFMQWLFSYITVMNVSFIVLVLSFVFSRSLPHPAYANTLWRLILFTAAILLFRKVLRPLYRQAAEHWAVFFYVAGSAFLAFSWFMFNSDDIVQTLTIQTVPLLWLVLVTLAGYGSVFIGLKSVGAQYRLKQDKALLELSGETMKQRLSLMDEAVGQMRVVQHDQRHLNATLLELMQNGDVDKAAALLRRQTAALPQKPVRYCENIAVNAAVSYYAALAEGRRICCDLRLDIPEKLPFSELALSMVLSNLMENAIHACEKLDPQAERRLRVRAVYTGQLILEVENPYSGEVPLDENGYPTVREEGHGWGGESIRAFVRENGGELLYQVENGVFNVRLLI; encoded by the coding sequence ATGCTCGCCATCCTTACGCTGAATCTGTCAACGGCGGTTTATTGCTATAGCAGCGGCAACCTCACCCTGCTTGCCAAGATCGATGTGGTATTGTTCGTGCTGCTGTGTTTTGCGGCGCGGCCCTTTTTTCGGGACAGCTTCATGCAGTGGCTGTTCTCTTACATCACGGTGATGAACGTAAGCTTTATCGTGCTGGTGCTCAGCTTTGTTTTTTCAAGGTCTCTGCCCCACCCCGCATATGCGAACACCCTATGGCGGCTGATTCTTTTTACGGCGGCTATTCTGCTGTTTCGCAAGGTGCTGCGGCCCCTCTACCGTCAGGCGGCGGAACATTGGGCAGTGTTTTTCTATGTGGCGGGCAGCGCTTTTTTGGCCTTTTCGTGGTTCATGTTCAACAGCGATGATATCGTGCAGACGCTTACTATACAAACCGTGCCGCTGCTTTGGCTCGTCCTTGTGACACTGGCGGGGTATGGATCAGTATTTATCGGCCTCAAAAGCGTAGGCGCACAATACCGCCTGAAGCAGGATAAGGCCTTATTGGAGCTGTCCGGCGAGACAATGAAGCAGCGCCTTTCCCTGATGGATGAGGCGGTAGGGCAAATGCGCGTTGTGCAGCACGATCAGCGTCACCTGAACGCCACCCTTTTGGAGCTGATGCAAAATGGCGATGTGGACAAGGCCGCTGCTTTGCTTCGCCGGCAGACTGCCGCTTTACCCCAAAAGCCGGTGCGTTATTGTGAGAATATTGCCGTAAACGCCGCCGTAAGCTACTACGCCGCCTTGGCCGAGGGGCGGAGAATCTGTTGTGATCTCAGGCTGGATATCCCCGAAAAGCTGCCCTTTTCTGAGCTGGCTCTATCGATGGTCCTTTCCAACCTGATGGAAAATGCCATACACGCCTGTGAAAAACTCGATCCCCAAGCAGAGCGCCGGCTCCGTGTCCGCGCCGTCTACACCGGCCAGCTCATTTTGGAGGTGGAGAATCCTTATTCCGGCGAGGTGCCGCTGGATGAAAACGGCTATCCCACCGTCAGGGAGGAAGGACATGGCTGGGGCGGTGAGAGCATCCGGGCCTTTGTGCGGGAAAACGGCGGCGAGCTGCTCTATCAGGTGGAGAACGGCGTTTTTAATGTGCGGCTGCTGATCTGA